In Streptomyces sp. NBC_00483, a single window of DNA contains:
- a CDS encoding S8 family peptidase: MAGTVRVTRKRRTRWAGGLTAVAAVAVLSAITLPANAAPAQGRIFGAGEPGAIAGSYIVTLKGDTRAPSDEGKDLAEKYGAKIRHTYSQALNGYAVTLGAGEARQLAADGDVASVVQDSQVTVDHNQKNPPSWGLDRIDQNDLPLDKSYTWPESAGAGVHVYVIDTGIRATHGDFGGRATSGWDFVDNDATAQDGNGHGTHVAGTVAGEQYGVAKKADVVGVRVLNDEGSGTTAQVLAGIDWVTKHAQRPAVANLSLGGYANAQLDAAVRNSIASGVTYTVAAGNDGMPAELYSPARVKEAITVGATDKKDARASFSNWGTRLDLFAPGVDITSASNASDSGKATFSGTSMASPHVAGAAALYLADHATASPAAVSKALAERAVPGKVTGAGLGSPNKLLRVNNP; this comes from the coding sequence ATGGCAGGGACCGTGCGAGTGACGCGAAAACGACGGACGCGCTGGGCCGGTGGGCTCACCGCGGTCGCCGCGGTCGCGGTGCTTTCGGCCATCACCCTGCCCGCGAACGCCGCCCCCGCACAGGGACGGATATTCGGCGCCGGCGAGCCCGGCGCCATAGCGGGCAGCTACATAGTGACACTGAAGGGGGACACCAGGGCTCCGTCCGACGAGGGCAAGGACCTCGCGGAGAAATACGGGGCGAAAATACGCCACACCTACAGCCAGGCGCTCAACGGCTACGCGGTGACACTCGGCGCGGGGGAGGCAAGGCAGCTCGCGGCCGACGGCGACGTCGCGTCGGTCGTCCAGGACTCCCAGGTCACCGTGGACCACAACCAGAAGAATCCGCCCTCGTGGGGCCTGGACCGCATCGACCAGAACGATCTGCCGCTCGACAAGTCGTACACCTGGCCCGAGTCCGCGGGCGCCGGCGTGCACGTCTACGTCATCGACACCGGCATCCGCGCCACCCACGGCGACTTCGGCGGGCGGGCCACGAGCGGCTGGGACTTCGTCGACAACGACGCGACGGCGCAGGACGGCAACGGACACGGCACCCATGTCGCCGGGACCGTCGCGGGCGAGCAGTACGGCGTCGCCAAGAAGGCCGATGTGGTCGGCGTGCGCGTGCTCAACGACGAGGGATCCGGCACGACGGCACAGGTGCTCGCGGGCATCGACTGGGTGACCAAGCACGCCCAGCGGCCGGCCGTGGCGAACCTGAGCCTCGGCGGCTACGCGAACGCCCAACTCGACGCCGCCGTACGGAACTCCATCGCCTCCGGTGTCACCTACACGGTGGCGGCGGGCAACGACGGCATGCCCGCGGAGCTGTACTCGCCGGCCCGCGTGAAGGAAGCGATCACTGTCGGCGCGACCGACAAGAAGGACGCGCGTGCGAGCTTCTCCAATTGGGGTACTCGCCTCGACCTGTTCGCGCCCGGCGTGGACATCACGTCCGCGTCGAACGCGAGCGACTCGGGGAAGGCCACCTTCTCCGGTACGTCCATGGCATCACCGCACGTCGCGGGCGCGGCCGCGCTGTACCTCGCCGACCACGCGACGGCGTCGCCCGCCGCGGTGAGCAAGGCGCTGGCCGAACGGGCCGTGCCGGGCAAGGTGACGGGCGCGGGCCTCGGCTCGCCGAACAAGCTGCTTCGGGTCAACAACC